TCATACTGAATTTACCAAAATAATAATTAGTGATTCAGaagttgtgttttattttaataCTGAATTAGTGATTTAGAACTAACAAACAGTATCAATGGTTATATTGAGCTCGCCAACGCAATAATGAGGGATAACTGAGGTTGAGTAGGGTTAAATCaatttataattaataaaaagggCGCTACTGGTGGATGGGGGCTTTATCCCATTTCTTGTTTGTTAATGGGGCCGAGATTATGATCCAAGACATGAATGTAGACTTTCGTTCATTGGACCTTGGTCGTAACTTGAACGGATTCTTGCCGGAATTATGTATTACCAAAATAAGTCTCATACAACAAATCAAGAGCAGATCTAACTGAAAATTTAACATGCAGTATAATAAAATACTTACCGGATCTTCGTCGGAGACTGGCCGGACTTCACCTGAAGTACAACTCTACAACTCACGGCCGCCATGGCGGTCGTTTATGCGTCGAAAGTGAGAGGCGCTGTCGTGCGCAGCCGGTTTCACCACCAGAAACGGTGGTCCTTCCACCGTATCTCtcatctctctttctctctatctctctctctctctctaaaatatgTGAACTCTATCTTTCTATTATATGTGTTTGTGAAGCAGGTGTGTAAGACACAGTTTTCAACTATTGATGTGTTTAAGAGTGTTGTACAATAGTATACAATCACAATAAGCACAAAAAACCTATTAAGCATTATGTATAACCTTCATTGCACCAAAATGTTGAAAGTTAGAGTATATATAAATTATATCTATTCAACTTTGTACACTCTGTTTTCGTTAACTTCATGTCAAATTTTTAAACATCTTAAACATAATTTTTAAACATTGTAAGAATAATGGATAACATACTAATAGATAAGTAATATCTTTAAAAGTATTtgatataaaaaaatgttttaggTTTATTTGTATGACTTTTTTTTTGAATTATTTGACATGATACAACACCTCAAAGTTGTTTACATAGGATTGAACCCAAATTATTTGATATGAGACAAACTCTATTAAACATTTAATAGAAGGTGAAGAAAAAAAGATATTTATTAGATGTTCTTTTGAATTATAAGAGTCTAGTGGAATGTACTAAATGCTATAAAGTTTCAAGATGAATGAACTAACAAACTAATGAAAACATTTAGATTTCCCTATATGTAACGTCTTGTATAGTCGTTAAATGTAAATTGTGAATGTGAGGCTGGTTGTGGAAGCTATTGCTTCTTAGttggaggtcttgggttcaatccCAAATAaggaataaatttaatttatttgGTGTATTTTAGGAGAATGTAAGCTTAGCcattaaaaaaaagtaaattgtGACGTTAAGTGATGAATATAGAAAGTGTGTGTTTTATTTGGTGTAGTTATTTTGCATATATTCATTGCATTGCATGGAATCCAATAGTAAAATGTAAAGCAAGTTGTTGAaactaaaaaaattgaaaaatatgtTACGTACGTACATTTTGAATTGAGATTTCCTTTTTTTTCCCTCTATTAATTATTTAATAACCAAACATTGCATGGTTCATCAGGTTATGTTTCAACTTTCGAAGAGTATAAAGAGTTAAAAGATGGCTGTCATGTTCTCGATCTCCCTCTTCCCGATCTAAGTAAAAACAGATTCACAGCCCTCTTCTCCAAAGAAAGTAATGAAATGACCATAGCTCATAATTGTCATGAACATCCACTGATTTTAGTGGATTCACGATGCAATGATGTTACAAAGGTTGAAGATTTATGCAATGGATGTGACTCACAAATCACGACCGTGCCATTTTACAAGTGCGCAAACGGATGTAACTTCGTTCTCCACGAATGGTGCGGCCGGTTGCCCACTCAAGTAAAAGGCCACCCATCACGTGAGCCAGACGATTATCACCATCGACATGCCGTTGTTCTCAAGCCAAAGGAAATGTGTATCAGCTATAACCCCAGGACATTCTTATCACATGACGATCTCCGTTGTCTTGTATGCTACAACAATTACAATGGATTTGCTTACCGTTGCACCAAATGTGATGATTCCATCGATGTTTGGTGTGCACTCATACCTAGATTCATCACACATAAATCTCACCCATATCACCTATTTTTTAAAGTCCTCAAAAGGTTGGATAAGGATTATTGTCGTCTGTGTTTGTCTGGTTTCACAAATCCTGAAGAAACTTCATTTAGTTGCTCATTGTGTAATTTTCATCTGCATCCCAAGTGTGCTTTGTTATTACCAGAGACAACTAGGCACAAGTATGACAAGCACCCCATGACCTTATGTTACAGCCCAGTTGAAGACCATATAGGTGACTATTTTTGTGAAGTTTGCGAAGAGGAAATTAATCCAAATGGTGCTTTCTATCATTGTCATGAATGTCTCCAGTCCATGCATACAACCTGTGCTCCGTTAGTACCTCTAAGCAAACCACATATACATGACTTACACGTGAAAGGTAGTCATGAAACTGATGTTAATTACGAGGACTTAATCAGATTTAATAAAACAGTCACAAATCTCTTCCAAATTCCAAGTAGTTCAACGGTACCACAAGGTCCAAGTACTTCATCTTAATACCACGAGGTTCAATGGTACGTTGTAATTCCCCTTTCTCGTGCTCTCAGTTTAATTGGATTGTATATGTTTGGCTTTGGGTTTTTGAAAAGGTTAATAGTTAATTTGGACTATGATTAATGAAAAAAAGTTGGGAAGGTTTTGAAAATTGAGGAATCTTTTTTCTGCCACGAGTATTTGGCAACTTCATAAGTTGTAATGCTCACTGTGCAATTTTTTTTCAACATCTGTTGTCAAAATATAGTAGAATTAGTCACTATTTAGACTCGAATTTTAGCTGTTCTTCCAGACTTGCTTATGATCAATTTTAGTTTTTGATTGGGTTGGTTGCCACTTTTTCCTAGCTCAAATTTGATTTTTTGCCTCAATGAAATTGGTTGTTTCGTCAAATTTAGTATCTCCGGTTAAAAAAAAACCTCATTTGTCAAATGCAGTTAGTCACATAATTCATTTCTTTACGGGGTACTTAGATACTAAGCCTCTTGAATCATATATTACTGATTGTATTTAGACAAATTTGCTAAATCATTCGGTATTTTAGTTACCCGTGTCAAATCATATGTAAAATTGACAGGTAATTTGATTTTGTTCATTCAAATTAGTTGTAGTTCACGTTAGATAATTTGCTATAAATCCACCCCTGTTTATGTTCATATTACTATTTTATTATATCTAGGTTTGATTCTTAGTAATGTCATTGATTATAATTCAGGTTTTTTACTGCTGAATGGTTCACATTCTAGACTGGGTGTCGCTGATATGTAAGGTGTACTTCTGATATGTGGAATATCCATGGTTAATTTTCAGCCGAAAACAGCAATAAGTGCGACACCGGTGGTCTCCATCCTCCAAATAGTTAATTTCGCTTTTGCTTTAAGCCTTCATAAAGTTTAAACAACCCCTGGTGATAATTACGATTGAAAGTTTAGATTAAAAAAATGTATTGCTACCGATTTATGTGTGATAATAAGTATTTATATATCTAGTTGATTATTTATAATGCTTTTAAGATTTATGCATCCATCCTTTTATTACACCCTGCGTGTTGCGGCGGATTCGACAATACTCGAACGGAACATGATACACATCAGGCAACTATACCATCTAGCTATACTACTAATTAAACTTTTGAAGTACTCTTTTGGCTTTTCAATCAAACCTTCATGATTAATTTACCAAATCTTCATCCGGGTCAACAAAATGCAACTGCAGGATTAACTTCACCAAACCTTCCTCCATAACTTTGTTGTCCCCAAATATTTGTTCCATTTCGCTGGTTCCTGTATCAATATTTTTAGCCAAAAACTCCTCTATGAGATTAACTATCAATAACATTTTGCTTAGCAAAAAAATGTTATAAACTGGTTGGGTTTGGTTGATCTAGCAGGTTTGTGAGGTGTCTTCTTTCAACCCGTTTGTATTCTTAAAATAAGTTTGTTTATGCCATAACTTAAAATGATTGGCTAATTTGTGGCAAcatataaaaatttaaaatatttataattttagAGCAATAATACACAAAACATTAAATGAATGGGTTAAATAGGTCGTGTTCATGTCTACCAGCAAACTCATGTCATTTTCGGCTCACGTTGATGGGAAAAAAAACGCCAAACCCGGTCACAAACGGTAAACACAAACGCGGAAGCAAACTTCGTTTGACCAAGACTTTTCCCAAACTAGAATGAACCTGTGAGGATGCAAACAAATAGGGTATCCCAACTACAATCTAAACAGCCCGAAAACAATAATGACAAGAACACCAAATTTTAGCGTGGAAACCCTCTCAAGAAAGGAGAGTAAAAACCACGGGACTACTAGAGCCGCTTCAAATCCACTATCACCAAATTAGAGCAATACAAAGTCTTCCCTAGGTCTACTAGAGGCATACAATAATCATCATACACTTGGAATCAACAACATCAAGCATATGGAATCAAATACAATGACAAAAGAAGGAAATCACCAAGAATTCTGCAGCTGGAACAGAAGGGTGTGCAGACGGACTTCCAGAGCTGATTTGGACAAACCCACCGTTGGATAAGGTCGCCCTGATGTCAGAATGACTGTGTCCAAAAATCAGATCGATCCAACGGTTCAATCTCCGGGAAATGAACGACCTCTGCACCTGGGTTTTGAAGTGACGGAAATGAGCGAAAATTTCTTCTTCTTTTGTGTGAGCTTTTTGTGAATGTTTTTTAGGGTGTTGGCTGATTAAACCCTGCTTCTCCTTTTTATTAATCTTCAAAGAAAACCAAATGGGCCAAAGAAAAATTGATGGGCTTCCTCATTGGCCCAAAAACCCAACACACGTGTCGGACACGATTTTCAAGTTCGTGTCAGATTCAACTCGCCAACTCACGAACACAACCCTTCAGCACCACGGACTGGATATTTGACAAACAAAGGAGACAAACTATATCAAGCTCAAATGCAGCTTGTATTGGAGTCATATCTTTATACAGGATAGTCCTGACCACCAAGTCCCATATAACATGCCCAAACTCGCACACATCAAACTTTCCCACTGGAGGATTTCTGCCTAATTATCTCGGGAGCTATCCAACGAGATGTCTTTTTTAGTGGCACGTTGCGGTAGGTTGTTTTTTAAAATGTCAACTTAAAAAACGCACTTAAATACGATATATTTGGGAAAGAACGAAAAGCTACGATGCTTGCTGtaaaaacgtactttaagtaaaACGCAAAAAGAAATTTAAAAGTAGAACTAAAAAACTAAGTGAGAGCTGAGACTGCTTATTTCAATCTGATTATTCTTGTTGGATTCAAAGTACAAGCTTATTTTCATTGGAGTGAAATAAATTGTTTTCAGTAACTTGCTTGTTTGTTCTGCTTATAATTTAAAGTTGCTTAAATATGCAAACTCAAATACCCCCTAACGTAACTTTAGTGGTGTACTGCAAGCAATcaaaatccttttctcaaatatcCTATCAACCTTTCCATCTACATTAGTGCCACTTACTTTACCATATTTAGCTAGAAAATGTTAGCCTAGATACGTTCAAACTTTGACTGTTGGTATAAGGCTAGCTACTAAATTATATATCAGTTTTATCTTATTTCTTATAAAGAACATATAACCTTGTAAATGTCTAGTGCATCTTCAATTGTTAGAACAATTGAGAATCCATTTAGATTAGTTGTTTAGGGGAAACAAATTATAGACGCCTTGTTTTGATTGACTGTGGATTTAGTTTTTGAACccttaaataaatcccaatttaaGGGGAGGCGCTTCAATGGCAACATAGAGCATTGAATAGGGTAGGTGAAACTAATATTAAACTTAGTGTAGTAAATTTAAGGTCGCTGTCCCCAATTATTAAGAAAAATATTGCTTTATTTtctatagagtaaattacaagttttgtcctttatgtatgtctcaaattgcaggcgctgtcctttgcctttaaaattgatgagttttgtccttaatgtttgcaaatcttgcacgttatgtactttagggcaaacccagttaactttttttgttaaatctggtcaCATAGATCCCATATAAGGGCAAATTTGTCATTTTACCCTTTCAATAAaaagattatatatatatttataagcTTTATTCTCAGTCACTCTCCCTCACCTCTCTCTATAtcattctctctctaaaaacaccACCTACCACCACCATCTACCACCCACAAACACCCCTTCTACCACCGCTTTCTACCCTCTGACCCAGAACCGCCGCCACATTCAGACATCACCGCCACATCCAGACACCACCGCCACATCCAGCAACCACCGCCACATCCAGACGCCACCGCCACATCCAGACACCGCCGCCACATCCTACAACCACCGCCACATCCAGACGCCACCGCCACATCCAGACACCACCGCCACTAGATTCCGAGTCTAGTGATGAGTTTTCCGAGTCTAGGATTCGTCCGTGTACAAATACACAGGGTTTTGCCTGACATCTATACAATATTCATACTAGGAGCCCTAATTCCCTAAATTCACACACACACGTCTCTTCAACCACACGCACACCCAAATTCTTCCATTTAAATCACCAAATTCCGGTAAGAAAACCTAATTTTCTCTTAATTCATTATCTCAATCTCAATTCCCCCTTCACAGATCTGTAAATTTTGTTCCAATTGATGCTGTTTTACTGTTTCTTCGataggatttagggtttatgtTGTTATATGTTAATAAGATGAAAGATTTGGGGAGATCTGTTTATTCTGTTGACGTAGAGAAGAAGAAAAGTTCTTCTGGTTGTTTGATTATCAAACGGAAGGTATCCGATGGTGATTTGGGGGTTGTTAAAGGGTTTAGTGATTCATCCTCAAGGAATTTGTTTAATTCTGTCAAAGATGTTAAAAGACCTAGGTTGATTAGGAGTGATTCCGAGTCTATGGATTTTTTGTTTGTTCAGAGATTtgatttttgggggtttttgatgCAAGTAGCAgtgaggaggtggaggtggaggtggcggtggcggtggagggtggtggcggtggcagtGGAGGGTGCTGGTGGTGTTgaagggtggtggtgatggaggttatatatatatagttaaaataataatatatttaattattttgttttattttttaaatactaTTAAATAAAtgaggtaaaaagactaaaatgccctcatgtgccttgcacatgatcagttttaaccaaaaaatctaactgggtttgccctaaaggacataacgtgcaagatttgcaaacattaaggacaaaactcatcaattttaaagacaaaggacagcgcctgcaatttgggacatacataaaggacaaaacttgtaatttactcttttctaTATTCCGGCGTGTTTCCGTCCCTACGTCGTCCCCAATTATTAAGGTCGctggaaaaatatttttttgagtgttttggcCAAAAGCTCAATTTTTTTCGTCTCAAACCTATTTGTAACCTTAGATTGTACCtttaggaatttttttttttgcgatttttacatatatccccctcCTAAGCTGCCTTATTACGTATTTCCCCAAACCAgaaaaacaattacatatttcccctccctaacccatatatattacatatttctcTTTTTCTTTAAAATGACTCTTAtttatgactattttacccttaataaactattaaatgaatatttatatatttccctagggtaaggttattgtaaaaaaagaccaaaagtgtgagaaatgttagaaagaatctcagccattagaacTAAActaattgaaaagggtaaacaggtaattttatcattaattcaattaattaaaaacttcccataaccgccaccttaattatagaaagtatataacaccattcagcaagtatgtaacaccattcagtaagtatataacaccattcagtattcagcaagtatataacaccatttagtaagtatataacaccattcagtaagtatataacaccattcagcaagtatataacaccattcagtaagtatatataaaccattcagcaagtatataacaccattcagcaagtatataacatcattcattgactaaacatcagatcaaaacatatttttttctctatataagtatagcaatatggtactcatgttaaagataaaaaaacgctcgttgtgttgttatggtgtaattttttttttaaaaaaaagttaggtataaaaagttattgacgtttaaaaaagacgggggaagttacatgtgcattacctaatttTAGTGAGTTTAAAAGACTATATTGGccctagatatttcaaatcagtctgaattaatgaaaatattttacaatttggtccctattgatctcaaccatccattagatcaaaagatctaatggctgagattctttttTATCCTTCTCAtactttaggccttttttacaggatcctctacctatttTCCCACTCTAATATCatcaatcaattacatatttacacAATTCATGTAGTATCGCCCTACCTCTACTTATACGAGTTGTTAGCCAACCGAAAATAACCTCCACATTATTTATATTATCATCTTTCATATCATCCATATTATCacctaaaaaataaaagaaatcataTCACACGTATTGTCAcctaataaataaaagaaaaaaaaaaagagatttgGTAAGCATGTTGGTGTCAGCAAAGAAAAAATTATTGTTTAATAAGCTATTGTAGATAAGC
The sequence above is drawn from the Helianthus annuus cultivar XRQ/B chromosome 12, HanXRQr2.0-SUNRISE, whole genome shotgun sequence genome and encodes:
- the LOC110894036 gene encoding uncharacterized protein LOC110894036 isoform X1 — encoded protein: MVVLQHKHSLFLIDLNPKYPRDEQVYDDEEDLIIKQAFQCLCARCEQEITYLHRYYYKCDQCDYSLHKLCEKIPTKLQHASHSAHSLTLFLDESLGQCHTCKSTPLYKQLKYQCSRCMFNICLHCATGDVQYHIIYHPSHQHPLIPVCRQRQILTECDACGKEHKGVFYECITCFHFLIHKDCVFQQKRLLIQDGTYGRFSHTHPLVLTYSFPIVDQKAKFYPTCRVCDNSFSENENLWVYKCDKCRYYAHTDCANAIHKPSSSNSESNEDSGYVSTFEEYKELKDGCHVLDLPLPDLSKNRFTALFSKESNEMTIAHNCHEHPLILVDSRCNDVTKVEDLCNGCDSQITTVPFYKCANGCNFVLHEWCGRLPTQVKGHPSREPDDYHHRHAVVLKPKEMCISYNPRTFLSHDDLRCLVCYNNYNGFAYRCTKCDDSIDVWCALIPRFITHKSHPYHLFFKVLKRLDKDYCRLCLSGFTNPEETSFSCSLCNFHLHPKCALLLPETTRHKYDKHPMTLCYSPVEDHIGDYFCEVCEEEINPNGAFYHCHECLQSMHTTCAPLVPLSKPHIHDLHVKGSHETDVNYEDLIRFNKTVTNLFQIPSSSTVPQGPSTSS
- the LOC110894036 gene encoding uncharacterized protein LOC110894036 isoform X2, which produces MVVLQHKHSLFLIDLNPKYPRDEQVYDDEEDLIIKQAFQCLCARCEQEITYLHRVCDNSFSENENLWVYKCDKCRYYAHTDCANAIHKPSSSNSESNEDSGYVSTFEEYKELKDGCHVLDLPLPDLSKNRFTALFSKESNEMTIAHNCHEHPLILVDSRCNDVTKVEDLCNGCDSQITTVPFYKCANGCNFVLHEWCGRLPTQVKGHPSREPDDYHHRHAVVLKPKEMCISYNPRTFLSHDDLRCLVCYNNYNGFAYRCTKCDDSIDVWCALIPRFITHKSHPYHLFFKVLKRLDKDYCRLCLSGFTNPEETSFSCSLCNFHLHPKCALLLPETTRHKYDKHPMTLCYSPVEDHIGDYFCEVCEEEINPNGAFYHCHECLQSMHTTCAPLVPLSKPHIHDLHVKGSHETDVNYEDLIRFNKTVTNLFQIPSSSTVPQGPSTSS